The Bacteroidota bacterium region TTACTGGTTTATATACAAATATTTGCTTTTTGTGCAAGTCCAGTAGTGCATCCCAATTTAGCTGGGCGTAGGTAACGGAATCATCAATATCAAACTTTTTTAATTCTGCTGCTTTTGCATAACCTATTATAGCAAGTTCTGTATTATTATATACAATTGCCACCGCATCGTCGAGCAAGGGGTGCTCTATTTTATTTGTTTGTGTATCTGTAATACCTAGTGCTTGCATGATAAGTTCCGCATGACTTTTTAAGTGATAATAACCGGAGTCTTGGTGGTTTTTTTGCCAGCCTTCTATTATATAATTACCTGTTAATGCCAAGGAAAGAATAACTGTTTCTTCAAAGCCATTTGCTCCGTGGGCATATATTTTCCCAAATTCGAACAAACGTAAATCGGGTTGTTTGCGATTTCGGTTATATGATATACTTTGCAATGCCCCATGCAATAAATGATTACGCAAAGTATTTAATTCGTTGCTTAATGGATTTTGTAAATGTATAGGTTTTACATCGGCGAGTGACCATTCTGCAGCCACCAAGGAGTTGTTCATCATCTCGCTGAAACCTTGGGAGCAAAGCATATTGGCAATTTTATTTTGCTTGGCAAAAATATGTTCGTAAGGGTCTGTTTGCATCGCAATTTTCATCTGCTCAGGAAACTCAATATTATTAAGTCCGTATATACGCAATACTTCTTCTGTTATATCTGCAGGGCGTGTCACTTCTTGTCGGTAGCTGGGAATTCGTAGCGTAACTATATCAGCTTCTTGTTTGATGATATTGAAATCAAGTTTAATTAGAACATCTAGTATCGTTTTATTTTCTAAATTTTTTCCTATAAGTTTGCGTGCTTTATCCATATCATAATCTATTTGCAAAGGCACAAAAGGATGCGGGTGTTGATCGATAGCTTGATGCATATTTCCACCTGCAGTTTCTATAATAAGATTTGCCAAACGATGCAATGCTTGTAGCGGCAATAAGGGATCTGTACCACGTTCGAAACGGAAAGAAGAATCTGTACTAATCGTATGTGCTTTGGCTGTCTTACGCACCACCACAGGGTCGAAGCAGGCACTCTCTAAAAATATATTTGTTGTTTCTGAACTTACGCCACTGTGCAATCCACCAGAAACTCCAGCAAGAGCCATTGGCTTTTCGTTATCAGTTATTAATAATTCATGACCTTGTAGTTTGCGTTCAGTGCCATCCAAAGTATATAATACTTCACTAGCGTTTGCTTGGCGAACTATAATAGTTTTTCCAGCAATTTTATCTGCATCAAAAGCGTGGGTAGGTTGCCCTAATTCATGCATGACATAATTGGTACAATCTACTATATTATTAATAGGTTTTAAACCTATCGTCAGTAGGCGGTTTCTTAACCAAGCAGGTGATTCTTTAATTTGAATCCCACTAA contains the following coding sequences:
- the pheT gene encoding phenylalanine--tRNA ligase subunit beta, whose translation is MKISYHWLQSLINTKNSPEQLSEILTNTGLEVESVDDYCSLPGGLQGLVVGEVLTCTQHPNADRLRLTTVDIGQENPLLIVCGAPNVAQGQKVIVATVGAKLFPTNGEPFTIQKSKIRGEASEGMLCADDEIGMGQSHDGIIVLPADTKIGMPLAEYYGVYNDYTIEIGLTANRGDAASHVGVARDVKAVTGTDTIYPSFEIPANLPASNFQIQIENADLCRRYCGMYISGIQIKESPAWLRNRLLTIGLKPINNIVDCTNYVMHELGQPTHAFDADKIAGKTIIVRQANASEVLYTLDGTERKLQGHELLITDNEKPMALAGVSGGLHSGVSSETTNIFLESACFDPVVVRKTAKAHTISTDSSFRFERGTDPLLPLQALHRLANLIIETAGGNMHQAIDQHPHPFVPLQIDYDMDKARKLIGKNLENKTILDVLIKLDFNIIKQEADIVTLRIPSYRQEVTRPADITEEVLRIYGLNNIEFPEQMKIAMQTDPYEHIFAKQNKIANMLCSQGFSEMMNNSLVAAEWSLADVKPIHLQNPLSNELNTLRNHLLHGALQSISYNRNRKQPDLRLFEFGKIYAHGANGFEETVILSLALTGNYIIEGWQKNHQDSGYYHLKSHAELIMQALGITDTQTNKIEHPLLDDAVAIVYNNTELAIIGYAKAAELKKFDIDDSVTYAQLNWDALLDLHKKQIFVYKPVSKFPEVKRDLSLLLDEQITFGQLENIALQTNKKLLKKVELFDIYHDAKLGEGKKSYALSFYLCDEEKTLDDATIDKAMQKISQKFADDLGAVVRG